A genome region from Drosophila simulans strain w501 chromosome 2R, Prin_Dsim_3.1, whole genome shotgun sequence includes the following:
- the LOC6734339 gene encoding NAD kinase isoform X2 → MPAPEDLNSSDQEEYFCTEKDAAADGSHLLHAPGTAGGATASTSAPGLGGNHMTSSWWWRTRSLNAPSPVQQFGPCGRIMKNSAMVMQIQDPASQRLTWYKPPLTVLVIKKVSDASVLAPFVYLVDWLLQEKNMVVWVESAVLEDAQLNENVRFKAIRDKLVTFKDGRDDLTDRIDFIVCLGGDGTLLYASLLFQQSVPPVMAFHLGSLGFLTPFRFDNFEEQLTSVLEGHAALTLRSRLRCVMHRRSDRKQEAKTLEVDPDGEARPAANSILVLNEVVIDRGPSPYLSNIDLFLDGKYITSVQGDGLIVSTPTGSTAYAAAAGASMIHPSVPAIMVTPICPHSLSFRPIVVPAGVELKISVSPESRNTSWVSFDGRNRQELFHGDSLRVTTSIYPVPCICAQDQISDWFASLADGLHWNVRKRQKCLDELSDLTASGSEDTLDEIENMKLYDV, encoded by the exons ATGCCAGCGCCAGAGGACCTAAACTCCTCCGACCAAGAGGAATATTTTTGCACCGAAAAGGACGCCGCTGCCGATGGAAGTCATCTGTTGCATGCCCCTGGAACGGCGggtggagcaactgcatccaCCTCGGCTCCGGGACTGGGCGGCAACCACATGACCAGCAGCTGGTGGTG GCGCACTCGCAGCTTGAATGCACCCTCGCCGGTACAGCAGTTCGGACCATGTGGTCGCATCATGAAAAACTCCGCCATGGTGATGCAGATCCAGGATCCGGCTAGTCAACGTCTCACCTGGTACAAGCCACCACTCACCGTGCTGGTGATCAAGAAGGTCAGCGATGCATCGGTGCTGGCGCCGTTCGTCTACCTGGTGGACTGGCTGCTGCAGGAGAAGAACATGGTCGTTTGGGTGGAGTCGGCCGTGCTGGAGGATGCCCAGCTCAACGAAAATGTGCGATTCAAAGCCATTCGGGATAAGCTAGTGACTTTCAA AGATGGCCGAGATGATCTGACCGATCGCATAGACTTTATTGTTTGCCTGGGTGGCGATGGCACCCTGCTGTATGCTTCGCTGCTCTTCCAGCAATCTGTGCCTCCCGTCATGGCCTTCCATCTGGGCTCCCTGGGCTTCCTCACACCCTTCCGTTTCGACAACTTCGAGGAGCAGCTCACCAGCGTCCTGGAGGGTCATGCCGCCCTAACGCTTCGCAGTCGTTTGCGCTGTGTTATGCATCGCAGAAGCGATAGAAAACAAGAGGCTAAGACTCTGGAGGTAGATCCAGATGGAGAGGCGCGACCTGCAGCCAACAGCATACTGGTGCTCAACGAAGTGGTCATTGATCGCGGTCCCTCGCCCTATCTGAGCAATATTGATCTGTTTCTGGACGGAAAGTACATCACGTCGGTGCAGGGCGATGGCCTGATCGTATCGACGCCCACGGGAAGCACAGCATATGCGGCGGCGGCCGGTGCGTCCATGATCCATCCCTCCGTGCCGGCGATTATGGTGACTCCCATCTGCCCGCATTCGCTCAGCTTCCGACCCATTGTGGTGCCAGCAGGAGTGGAGCTGAAG ATATCAGTATCCCCCGAGAGCCGCAACACCTCGTGGGTTAGCTTCGATGGACGCAACAGGCAGGAGCTCTTCCATGGCGACAGCCTCCGCGTGACCACCTCCATTTATCCCGTGCCATGCATCTGCGCCCAGGATCAGATATCCGACTGGTTCGCCTCCCTAGCCGACGGACTGCACTGGAATGTGCGCAAGCGACAGAAGTGCCTGGACGAGCTGTCGGATCTGACGGCTTCCGGATCGGAGGACACGCTGGACGAGATCGAGAACATGAAATTGTACGATGTGTAG
- the LOC6734339 gene encoding NAD kinase isoform X1 gives MSASVRNCIFRSQKVELLAEMALSDIDLATLHENRLEQRWHYGLPNSHHIYHQHHQDGFSAMTRLCLERNLQRKVQPDLNGNCLARGRSRQNANAIDSSSGGGQRRRSGTWPRTRSLNAPSPVQQFGPCGRIMKNSAMVMQIQDPASQRLTWYKPPLTVLVIKKVSDASVLAPFVYLVDWLLQEKNMVVWVESAVLEDAQLNENVRFKAIRDKLVTFKDGRDDLTDRIDFIVCLGGDGTLLYASLLFQQSVPPVMAFHLGSLGFLTPFRFDNFEEQLTSVLEGHAALTLRSRLRCVMHRRSDRKQEAKTLEVDPDGEARPAANSILVLNEVVIDRGPSPYLSNIDLFLDGKYITSVQGDGLIVSTPTGSTAYAAAAGASMIHPSVPAIMVTPICPHSLSFRPIVVPAGVELKISVSPESRNTSWVSFDGRNRQELFHGDSLRVTTSIYPVPCICAQDQISDWFASLADGLHWNVRKRQKCLDELSDLTASGSEDTLDEIENMKLYDV, from the exons ATGAGCGCAAGTGTACGAAACTGCATTTTTCGGAGCCAAAAAGTGGAGTTACTAGCAGAAATGGCATTGTCGGACATTGATTTGGCCACCTTGCACGAGAATCGCTTGGAGCAGCGCTGGCACTACGGATTGCCCAATAGCCACCACATATACCATCAACATCATCAAGATGGATTCAGTGCCATGACGCGGCTCTGTCTGGAGCGCAATCTGCAGAGGAAAGTGCAGCCGGACCTCAACGGAAACTGTCTGGCACGGGGACGTTCCCGGCAGAATGCCAATGCCATTGATTCGTCGTCAGGTGGTGGGCAACGCAGGCGATCCGGCACCTGGCC GCGCACTCGCAGCTTGAATGCACCCTCGCCGGTACAGCAGTTCGGACCATGTGGTCGCATCATGAAAAACTCCGCCATGGTGATGCAGATCCAGGATCCGGCTAGTCAACGTCTCACCTGGTACAAGCCACCACTCACCGTGCTGGTGATCAAGAAGGTCAGCGATGCATCGGTGCTGGCGCCGTTCGTCTACCTGGTGGACTGGCTGCTGCAGGAGAAGAACATGGTCGTTTGGGTGGAGTCGGCCGTGCTGGAGGATGCCCAGCTCAACGAAAATGTGCGATTCAAAGCCATTCGGGATAAGCTAGTGACTTTCAA AGATGGCCGAGATGATCTGACCGATCGCATAGACTTTATTGTTTGCCTGGGTGGCGATGGCACCCTGCTGTATGCTTCGCTGCTCTTCCAGCAATCTGTGCCTCCCGTCATGGCCTTCCATCTGGGCTCCCTGGGCTTCCTCACACCCTTCCGTTTCGACAACTTCGAGGAGCAGCTCACCAGCGTCCTGGAGGGTCATGCCGCCCTAACGCTTCGCAGTCGTTTGCGCTGTGTTATGCATCGCAGAAGCGATAGAAAACAAGAGGCTAAGACTCTGGAGGTAGATCCAGATGGAGAGGCGCGACCTGCAGCCAACAGCATACTGGTGCTCAACGAAGTGGTCATTGATCGCGGTCCCTCGCCCTATCTGAGCAATATTGATCTGTTTCTGGACGGAAAGTACATCACGTCGGTGCAGGGCGATGGCCTGATCGTATCGACGCCCACGGGAAGCACAGCATATGCGGCGGCGGCCGGTGCGTCCATGATCCATCCCTCCGTGCCGGCGATTATGGTGACTCCCATCTGCCCGCATTCGCTCAGCTTCCGACCCATTGTGGTGCCAGCAGGAGTGGAGCTGAAG ATATCAGTATCCCCCGAGAGCCGCAACACCTCGTGGGTTAGCTTCGATGGACGCAACAGGCAGGAGCTCTTCCATGGCGACAGCCTCCGCGTGACCACCTCCATTTATCCCGTGCCATGCATCTGCGCCCAGGATCAGATATCCGACTGGTTCGCCTCCCTAGCCGACGGACTGCACTGGAATGTGCGCAAGCGACAGAAGTGCCTGGACGAGCTGTCGGATCTGACGGCTTCCGGATCGGAGGACACGCTGGACGAGATCGAGAACATGAAATTGTACGATGTGTAG
- the LOC6734339 gene encoding NAD kinase isoform X5, which yields MKNSAMVMQIQDPASQRLTWYKPPLTVLVIKKVSDASVLAPFVYLVDWLLQEKNMVVWVESAVLEDAQLNENVRFKAIRDKLVTFKDGRDDLTDRIDFIVCLGGDGTLLYASLLFQQSVPPVMAFHLGSLGFLTPFRFDNFEEQLTSVLEGHAALTLRSRLRCVMHRRSDRKQEAKTLEVDPDGEARPAANSILVLNEVVIDRGPSPYLSNIDLFLDGKYITSVQGDGLIVSTPTGSTAYAAAAGASMIHPSVPAIMVTPICPHSLSFRPIVVPAGVELKISVSPESRNTSWVSFDGRNRQELFHGDSLRVTTSIYPVPCICAQDQISDWFASLADGLHWNVRKRQKCLDELSDLTASGSEDTLDEIENMKLYDV from the exons ATGAAAAACTCCGCCATGGTGATGCAGATCCAGGATCCGGCTAGTCAACGTCTCACCTGGTACAAGCCACCACTCACCGTGCTGGTGATCAAGAAGGTCAGCGATGCATCGGTGCTGGCGCCGTTCGTCTACCTGGTGGACTGGCTGCTGCAGGAGAAGAACATGGTCGTTTGGGTGGAGTCGGCCGTGCTGGAGGATGCCCAGCTCAACGAAAATGTGCGATTCAAAGCCATTCGGGATAAGCTAGTGACTTTCAA AGATGGCCGAGATGATCTGACCGATCGCATAGACTTTATTGTTTGCCTGGGTGGCGATGGCACCCTGCTGTATGCTTCGCTGCTCTTCCAGCAATCTGTGCCTCCCGTCATGGCCTTCCATCTGGGCTCCCTGGGCTTCCTCACACCCTTCCGTTTCGACAACTTCGAGGAGCAGCTCACCAGCGTCCTGGAGGGTCATGCCGCCCTAACGCTTCGCAGTCGTTTGCGCTGTGTTATGCATCGCAGAAGCGATAGAAAACAAGAGGCTAAGACTCTGGAGGTAGATCCAGATGGAGAGGCGCGACCTGCAGCCAACAGCATACTGGTGCTCAACGAAGTGGTCATTGATCGCGGTCCCTCGCCCTATCTGAGCAATATTGATCTGTTTCTGGACGGAAAGTACATCACGTCGGTGCAGGGCGATGGCCTGATCGTATCGACGCCCACGGGAAGCACAGCATATGCGGCGGCGGCCGGTGCGTCCATGATCCATCCCTCCGTGCCGGCGATTATGGTGACTCCCATCTGCCCGCATTCGCTCAGCTTCCGACCCATTGTGGTGCCAGCAGGAGTGGAGCTGAAG ATATCAGTATCCCCCGAGAGCCGCAACACCTCGTGGGTTAGCTTCGATGGACGCAACAGGCAGGAGCTCTTCCATGGCGACAGCCTCCGCGTGACCACCTCCATTTATCCCGTGCCATGCATCTGCGCCCAGGATCAGATATCCGACTGGTTCGCCTCCCTAGCCGACGGACTGCACTGGAATGTGCGCAAGCGACAGAAGTGCCTGGACGAGCTGTCGGATCTGACGGCTTCCGGATCGGAGGACACGCTGGACGAGATCGAGAACATGAAATTGTACGATGTGTAG
- the LOC6734339 gene encoding NAD kinase isoform X3 — MFPLRPDQPQAVASFPLHSSLSIEEFNNVKWEDINDCNNNCIREEPVLRPKTNRHILRRTRSLNAPSPVQQFGPCGRIMKNSAMVMQIQDPASQRLTWYKPPLTVLVIKKVSDASVLAPFVYLVDWLLQEKNMVVWVESAVLEDAQLNENVRFKAIRDKLVTFKDGRDDLTDRIDFIVCLGGDGTLLYASLLFQQSVPPVMAFHLGSLGFLTPFRFDNFEEQLTSVLEGHAALTLRSRLRCVMHRRSDRKQEAKTLEVDPDGEARPAANSILVLNEVVIDRGPSPYLSNIDLFLDGKYITSVQGDGLIVSTPTGSTAYAAAAGASMIHPSVPAIMVTPICPHSLSFRPIVVPAGVELKISVSPESRNTSWVSFDGRNRQELFHGDSLRVTTSIYPVPCICAQDQISDWFASLADGLHWNVRKRQKCLDELSDLTASGSEDTLDEIENMKLYDV; from the exons atgtttcccCTGCGTCCTGATCAGCCGCAGGCGGTTGCCTCGTTTCCGCTCCACAGCTCCTTGAGCATCGAAGAGTTCAACAATGTGAAGTGGGAGGATATAAACGattgcaacaacaattgcattCGGGAGGAGCCAGTTCTAAGACCCAAAACCAATCGTCATATTCTAAG GCGCACTCGCAGCTTGAATGCACCCTCGCCGGTACAGCAGTTCGGACCATGTGGTCGCATCATGAAAAACTCCGCCATGGTGATGCAGATCCAGGATCCGGCTAGTCAACGTCTCACCTGGTACAAGCCACCACTCACCGTGCTGGTGATCAAGAAGGTCAGCGATGCATCGGTGCTGGCGCCGTTCGTCTACCTGGTGGACTGGCTGCTGCAGGAGAAGAACATGGTCGTTTGGGTGGAGTCGGCCGTGCTGGAGGATGCCCAGCTCAACGAAAATGTGCGATTCAAAGCCATTCGGGATAAGCTAGTGACTTTCAA AGATGGCCGAGATGATCTGACCGATCGCATAGACTTTATTGTTTGCCTGGGTGGCGATGGCACCCTGCTGTATGCTTCGCTGCTCTTCCAGCAATCTGTGCCTCCCGTCATGGCCTTCCATCTGGGCTCCCTGGGCTTCCTCACACCCTTCCGTTTCGACAACTTCGAGGAGCAGCTCACCAGCGTCCTGGAGGGTCATGCCGCCCTAACGCTTCGCAGTCGTTTGCGCTGTGTTATGCATCGCAGAAGCGATAGAAAACAAGAGGCTAAGACTCTGGAGGTAGATCCAGATGGAGAGGCGCGACCTGCAGCCAACAGCATACTGGTGCTCAACGAAGTGGTCATTGATCGCGGTCCCTCGCCCTATCTGAGCAATATTGATCTGTTTCTGGACGGAAAGTACATCACGTCGGTGCAGGGCGATGGCCTGATCGTATCGACGCCCACGGGAAGCACAGCATATGCGGCGGCGGCCGGTGCGTCCATGATCCATCCCTCCGTGCCGGCGATTATGGTGACTCCCATCTGCCCGCATTCGCTCAGCTTCCGACCCATTGTGGTGCCAGCAGGAGTGGAGCTGAAG ATATCAGTATCCCCCGAGAGCCGCAACACCTCGTGGGTTAGCTTCGATGGACGCAACAGGCAGGAGCTCTTCCATGGCGACAGCCTCCGCGTGACCACCTCCATTTATCCCGTGCCATGCATCTGCGCCCAGGATCAGATATCCGACTGGTTCGCCTCCCTAGCCGACGGACTGCACTGGAATGTGCGCAAGCGACAGAAGTGCCTGGACGAGCTGTCGGATCTGACGGCTTCCGGATCGGAGGACACGCTGGACGAGATCGAGAACATGAAATTGTACGATGTGTAG
- the LOC6734339 gene encoding NAD kinase isoform X4, whose product MREEDLQLALQMVASTSVSSSLEEENDGAAATSPGNSPKPLRRVLDLSERRKQFRRTRSLNAPSPVQQFGPCGRIMKNSAMVMQIQDPASQRLTWYKPPLTVLVIKKVSDASVLAPFVYLVDWLLQEKNMVVWVESAVLEDAQLNENVRFKAIRDKLVTFKDGRDDLTDRIDFIVCLGGDGTLLYASLLFQQSVPPVMAFHLGSLGFLTPFRFDNFEEQLTSVLEGHAALTLRSRLRCVMHRRSDRKQEAKTLEVDPDGEARPAANSILVLNEVVIDRGPSPYLSNIDLFLDGKYITSVQGDGLIVSTPTGSTAYAAAAGASMIHPSVPAIMVTPICPHSLSFRPIVVPAGVELKISVSPESRNTSWVSFDGRNRQELFHGDSLRVTTSIYPVPCICAQDQISDWFASLADGLHWNVRKRQKCLDELSDLTASGSEDTLDEIENMKLYDV is encoded by the exons atgcgtGAGGAGGATCTCCAATTGGCCCTCCAAATGGTGGCAAGTACCTCGGTGTCCAGTTCCCTGGAGGAGGAAAACGATGGAGCGGCTGCCACGTCGCCGGGCAACTCACCCAAGCCATTGAGAAGAGTCCTGGATTTGAGTGAGAGGCGTAAACAATTCAG GCGCACTCGCAGCTTGAATGCACCCTCGCCGGTACAGCAGTTCGGACCATGTGGTCGCATCATGAAAAACTCCGCCATGGTGATGCAGATCCAGGATCCGGCTAGTCAACGTCTCACCTGGTACAAGCCACCACTCACCGTGCTGGTGATCAAGAAGGTCAGCGATGCATCGGTGCTGGCGCCGTTCGTCTACCTGGTGGACTGGCTGCTGCAGGAGAAGAACATGGTCGTTTGGGTGGAGTCGGCCGTGCTGGAGGATGCCCAGCTCAACGAAAATGTGCGATTCAAAGCCATTCGGGATAAGCTAGTGACTTTCAA AGATGGCCGAGATGATCTGACCGATCGCATAGACTTTATTGTTTGCCTGGGTGGCGATGGCACCCTGCTGTATGCTTCGCTGCTCTTCCAGCAATCTGTGCCTCCCGTCATGGCCTTCCATCTGGGCTCCCTGGGCTTCCTCACACCCTTCCGTTTCGACAACTTCGAGGAGCAGCTCACCAGCGTCCTGGAGGGTCATGCCGCCCTAACGCTTCGCAGTCGTTTGCGCTGTGTTATGCATCGCAGAAGCGATAGAAAACAAGAGGCTAAGACTCTGGAGGTAGATCCAGATGGAGAGGCGCGACCTGCAGCCAACAGCATACTGGTGCTCAACGAAGTGGTCATTGATCGCGGTCCCTCGCCCTATCTGAGCAATATTGATCTGTTTCTGGACGGAAAGTACATCACGTCGGTGCAGGGCGATGGCCTGATCGTATCGACGCCCACGGGAAGCACAGCATATGCGGCGGCGGCCGGTGCGTCCATGATCCATCCCTCCGTGCCGGCGATTATGGTGACTCCCATCTGCCCGCATTCGCTCAGCTTCCGACCCATTGTGGTGCCAGCAGGAGTGGAGCTGAAG ATATCAGTATCCCCCGAGAGCCGCAACACCTCGTGGGTTAGCTTCGATGGACGCAACAGGCAGGAGCTCTTCCATGGCGACAGCCTCCGCGTGACCACCTCCATTTATCCCGTGCCATGCATCTGCGCCCAGGATCAGATATCCGACTGGTTCGCCTCCCTAGCCGACGGACTGCACTGGAATGTGCGCAAGCGACAGAAGTGCCTGGACGAGCTGTCGGATCTGACGGCTTCCGGATCGGAGGACACGCTGGACGAGATCGAGAACATGAAATTGTACGATGTGTAG
- the LOC6734340 gene encoding grpE protein homolog, mitochondrial: MSAKAALPLQMFGRRLVHLRSSVTSQNMSALRLYSTEKQPEETAEQKATESSPEVEKLTKELAAAKEQNAELLDKYKRSLADSENMRNRLNKQISDAKIFGIQSFCKDLLEVADTLGHATQAVPKDKLSGNADLKNLYEGLTMTRASLLQVFKRHGLEPLDPINQKFDPNQHEALFQKEDKTVEANTVVEVTKLGYKLHERCIRPALVGVSKC; this comes from the exons ATGTCAGCAAAGGCAGCTTTACCTCTGCAAATGTTTGGCCGGCGACTCGTCCACCTGCGGTCATCGGTCACTTCCCAAAATATGAG TGCCCTCCGTTTGTACAGCACAGAGAAACAGCCGGAAGAAACGGCGGAGCAGAAGGCCACCGAATCCTCGCCAGAAGTGGAGAAACTCACCAAGGAACTGGCCGCCGCCAAGGAGCAGAATGCCGAGCTACTGGACAAATACAAGCGTTCGCTCGCCGACAGCGAAAACATGAGGAACCGACTGAACAAACAGATCAGCGACGCCAAGATCTTTGGCATCCAGAGCTTCTGCAAGGATCTGCTCGAGGTGGCGGACACCCTGGGACATGCCACACAGGCGGTGCCCAAGGATAAG CTCAGCGGCAATGCTGATTTAAAGAACCTGTACGAGGGCCTCACCATGACGCGCGCCTCGCTGCTGCAGGTGTTCAAGCGACACGGACTGGAGCCACTGGATCCCATCAACCAGAAGTTCGACCCCAATCAGCACGAGGCGCTGTTCCAGAAGGAGGACAAGACCGTCGAGGCCAACACCGTGGTGGAGGTGACCAAGCTGGGCTACAAACTGCACGAGCGTTGCATACGCCCGGCTTTGGTGGGCGTGTCGAAGTGTTGA